The genomic segment GTTGTAATTCCTTAATAACTTTAGATACATTGATACCTTTACCTCCAGCATCAATTCTTGTAGACACAATTCTATTAACACTACCAATTTTAAATTCATCTATTTCAATAGTTTTGTCTATTGCTGGGTTTAGAGTCACTGTTATTATCATTTTTTCACCGCCATTTATTTTGCTGTCATAATTTGTACACCTTTTTCTTCAAACTTTTCTAATAATTCATTATCTAATTGATTATCCGTTATTATTATATCAACACTATCTAAATCAACGATTTTGGCAAAATAAACTGTACCAAATTTAGTATGGTCACATAATAATATAGTTTGCTTTGCAATTTTTATCATTTCTTGTTTTGTGCTCGCTTCAATAATATTGGGAGTAGTTAGCCCATTAATAATGCATACACCATTAGACCCCATAAATGCTTTATCTACTCTGAAATTTTTAAGTGTATTATCTGATACTGGTCCTACCATAGCTCTCGTTTCCCATCGCAATGTACCTCCAGTAACAATCACCTCTACATCTCGCTTTTTAGAAAGTTCATAGGCTACATCTACAGAATTTGTTAAAACCGTTATATCTTTAGCTGTTATATACTTAGCAATACTAAGAGTAGTCGTCCCTGCATCTATTGCTATTGTATCTCCATCTACTATCATTGATGCAGCAATCTTTCCAACAGATTCTTTTTCATCATAAAACTTATCTACTTTTTCTGAAAAAGTGGGTTCAAATTTAGTATTGCGGTTTAGTATAGCCCCCCCATGTACTCTTTTTATAAGTTCATCTTCTTCCAATTCTTGAAGATCACGTCTAATTGTAACTTCTGACACTTCATATAGCTGCGATAAATCGCATACTTTTACTTTTCCATACTTATTTAAACTATCTAATATTTTTGATTTTCTTTCTTCAGCAAACATAATTTCAATCTTCCTTTTATCATATTTGGGATAACAATGTACGTTTGTATTCGTATTTGTTTCATTTGCTTTCGCTTGTGTTCATTTTAATATATTATGATAACGTTGTCAAGCTATATAAACTATTTTAAATTTAAATTTTATAATTCTAGACTATGAATAAAAATATCCTTCAAAAACAAAAACGAAACCCTT from the Clostridium sp. CM027 genome contains:
- a CDS encoding DeoR/GlpR family DNA-binding transcription regulator; amino-acid sequence: MFAEERKSKILDSLNKYGKVKVCDLSQLYEVSEVTIRRDLQELEEDELIKRVHGGAILNRNTKFEPTFSEKVDKFYDEKESVGKIAASMIVDGDTIAIDAGTTTLSIAKYITAKDITVLTNSVDVAYELSKKRDVEVIVTGGTLRWETRAMVGPVSDNTLKNFRVDKAFMGSNGVCIINGLTTPNIIEASTKQEMIKIAKQTILLCDHTKFGTVYFAKIVDLDSVDIIITDNQLDNELLEKFEEKGVQIMTAK